The Planctomycetota bacterium DNA window CCGCGCCTTCGAACTTCGCGAGCCGGCCGTTCGGATGGTCGACGTCTGGCTCCACGCGATTCACCGCGTCGGCGCGTATTTGATCGCGGCGTTCACGGTCTTTGTCGTGTGGCGTCTCTGGTCGGTCGCCAAGACGCACGCGCTCGTCGTCGCGGGACTGGTGGCGGTGCAGATCGGGCTCGGCATTGCGACGGTCCTGC harbors:
- a CDS encoding COX15/CtaA family protein, translating into RAFELREPAVRMVDVWLHAIHRVGAYLIAAFTVFVVWRLWSVAKTHALVVAGLVAVQIGLGIATVLLGKPADIATFHVATGAGLLLAVALLSAKQIRRFGLVPQRAETPAEARSFESVPSVAVS